The following proteins come from a genomic window of Nicotiana tomentosiformis chromosome 12, ASM39032v3, whole genome shotgun sequence:
- the LOC138902592 gene encoding uncharacterized protein, producing MPLLWHEFSILFLEKFIPQTCKEELRRDFEQLCQGDMTMTQYEMRFADLARHAIWLVPTKRERIKRFIDGLNYGLCYSLAREVEMYARFDQVFKIAKCLELVHRLEREEREVKMTRGSGGFSGTSSGGIVSVCHMDALVLFDPGSTYSYVLSYFWICPVIL from the exons ATGCCACTtttatggcatgagttctccattctctttttaGAGAAGTTTATCCCACAGACATGCAAGGAAGAGCTGCGTAGAGATTTTGAGCAACTATGCCAGGGGGATATGACtatgactcagtatgagatgagattcgcagatttggcccgtcatgctatatggttggttcccacgaagagggagaggatcaagaggttcattgatggcctcaactatggtttaTGTTACAGTCTGGCTCGAGAGGTCGAGATGTatgctaggtttgaccaggtaTTCAAGATTGCCAAGTGCTTGGAGTTGGTTCACAGGCTTGAGCGTGAGGAGCGGGAGGTCAAGATGACCCgtggttcaggtggtttcagtggtacctCATCTGGAG gtattgtttcagtatgccacatggatgctttagtattatttgatcctggttccacttattcatatgtgttatcatacttttggatatgccctgtgattCTTTAG